In Peromyscus maniculatus bairdii isolate BWxNUB_F1_BW_parent chromosome 9, HU_Pman_BW_mat_3.1, whole genome shotgun sequence, one genomic interval encodes:
- the LOC121826584 gene encoding disks large homolog 5-like, whose amino-acid sequence MLSDVTCVVATPTALGQLVQCPYSSAMNMLGRLRSLLDREKGEGKETRERQTQSGLQPPFKTTRKKWSRRWYRASKEPPPTPTRLSKRQVKQKVESLTTQFQVMTAQRNDLRDRLILVTEGSLDNRPYHRPNPFYEKLKMEHQQVMSDLQNFENENWEASQKLSELTKEKVFLCDLQSRLLMEQSQLKKKLDMLRQEKENLLEDWVLLKQHLGDLQVLSKDQEESSDLQNQQQEEQQRMEERLQSLLKQRELVTQQRNLAIKLQHHLTVSQMSTLYEN is encoded by the exons ATGTTATCTGATGTCACCTGTGTTGTAGCAACACCAACTGCCCTTGGACAGTTGGTTCAGTGCCCTTACAGTTCAGCCATGAACATGTTGGGAAGACTCAGAAGTCTATTGgatagagagaaaggagaaggaaaagagaccagagagaggcagacacaatCTGGCCTTCAGCCTCcatttaaaacaacaagaaagaaatggtCCAGAAGATGGTACA GGGCCTCCAAGGAACCACCACCCACTCCCACCAGGCTCTCAAAGAGGCAGGTGAAGCAGAAGGTGGAGAGCCTGACCACTCAGTTCCAGGTGATGACCGCCCAACGGAATGATCTGAGAGACCGCCTCATATTAGTAACCGAAGGATCCTTGGATAACAG GCCCTACCACAGGCCAAATCCTTTCTATGAAAAGCTCAAGATGGAACATCAGCAGGTCATGTCAGACCTGCAGAATTTCGAGAATGAGAATTGGGAGGCCTCACAGAAGCTCAGTGAGCTGACCAAAGAGAAAGTCTTCCTTTG TGATCTGCAGAGCCGGCTCCTGATGGAGCAGAGTCAGCTCAAAAAGAAATTGGATatgctgaggcaagagaaggAGAACCTACTGGAGGATTGGGTCCTGCTGAAGCAACACTTGGGTGACTTGCAAGTGCTCAGTAAGGATCAAGAAGAGAGCAGTGACCTCCAGAACCAGCAACAGGAG gagcagCAAAGAATGGAGGAGAGACTCCAGAGCTTGCTGAAGCAGAGGGAGCTGGTCACACAGCAGAGAAACCTGGCaataaagctgcagcatcatttGACTGTCTCTCAGATGAG cACCCTTTATGAGAactga